A window from Heteronotia binoei isolate CCM8104 ecotype False Entrance Well chromosome 15, APGP_CSIRO_Hbin_v1, whole genome shotgun sequence encodes these proteins:
- the LOC132584180 gene encoding olfactory receptor 5V1-like, with the protein MKAQNQSELTEFIILGFKNIQEGHFLLFSGFLITYIFTVMWNTFIIILAMVDQRLRTPMYFFLGNLSFLDICYTTTTIPQMLAHLLSEKSSISYMRCALQLYFFFSFVGTECLLLAVMAFDRYVAICNPLRYSLIVSRNICLQLVIACWVGGFLNSTVHTVFAFQLPFCGDNHIDAFYCDIPPLLKLSCGDISLNQMLLLFIGLFIAWTPLFCIIVSYVYIISSVLKMCSTEGRQKAFSTCSSHLTVVLLYYGSCIFTYLRPIPTGSSVNAKLIPLMYSILTPLLNPIIYTLRNKDVKKAWQSLLGII; encoded by the coding sequence ATGAAGGCACAAAATCAAAGTGAGCTGACAGAATTCATCATCCTTGGCTTTAAAAATATCCAAGAGGGACATTTCTTACTCTTTAGTGGGTTTTTAATCACCTATATATTCACTGTAATGTGGAATACTTTTATTATTATCTTAGCCATGGTGGACCAGAGGCTTAGAACTCCCATGTATTTCTTCCTTGGCAACCTCTCCTTTCTTGACATCTGCTACACAACCACCACAATCCCCCAAATGCTGGCACATCTCCTCTCAGAGAAAAGTAGCATCTCCTATATGCGCTGTGCGCTCCAGCTCTattttttcttctcctttgtGGGTACGGAATGCCTTCTTCTGGCAGTGATGGCATTTGACCGCTACGTTGCCATATGCAACCCTTTGCGCTACTCTTTGATTGTCAGCAGAAATATTTGCCTTCAGCTAGTCATAGCCTGCTGGGTTGGTGGTTTCCTCAATTCTACAGTGCACACTGTCTTTGCCTTCCAACTTCCCTTCTGTGGGGACAATCACATTGATGCTTTCTACTGTGACATTCCACCTTTGCTGAAGCTGTCATGTGGGGACATTTCTCTCAATCAAATGCTGTTGCTATTCATTGGCTTATTCATAGCATGGACACCACTTTTCTGTATAATTGTTTCTTATGTTTACATCATTTCATCTGTTTTGAAGATGTGTTCCACAGAAGGAAGACAAAAGGCTTTCTCTACCTGCTCCTCTCATCTCACTGTGGTTCTTCTGTATTATGGTAGTTGCATTTTCACTTATTTGAGACCCATTCCCACTGGGTCATCAGTAAATGCCAAACTCATCCCTCTCATGTATAGCATTCTGACCCCATTGCTAAATCCTATTATATATACTTTGCGCAACAAGGATGtaaagaaagcctggcaaagttTACTTGGAATAATTTGA